One Fibrobacter sp. genomic window, TCTACGCTCGTAGTGATGCTTTTCAGCGTCATTATGGGTGTCTATATCGCTGGACTCGACGTTGGTCTCTCTTGGATTGTTGACAAAATCATGGGAAGAGGTTAATCGTTATGATGCGTTGGTATGCAATCCACACCTTTTCCGGTCAAGAAAATAACATTAAGAAACGTATCGAGCAGATGATTGAACGCGAAGGCGTTCAAGAAAAGTTCGGTCAGATTATCGTACCGACTCGCGAAGTGGCTTCTACAGTTCGCGGTCGTCGTCGCGTATCTACCCAGAACATGATGCCCACGTACGTTTTCATTGAAATGGTGCTGGACGAGCTCACCCAGCATTTGGTGATGAACATCAATGGCGTCACCCATTTCTTGGGAATGACCCCGACTAAGCGCGTGGCCATTCCTTTAACTAAGAGCGAGGTCGATCGTCTCCTGGGAGTTAATCCTGATGCTCCTGAAGGCGAGATTCCGCCGTATACCATTGGCGAAAATGTCCGCATCAAGGAAGGTCCGTTCAAGGACTTTGTGGGCGTCGTAGACGAAATCATGGATTCCAAGATCAAGGTCATGGTTACCGTATTCGGTCGTTCTACGCCTGTTGAACTTGCCTTTAACCAGGTTGAGTCCGACAACGTCTAATGTTACGGTTTTTGCAACGGAGATAACACAGTGGCAAAGAAAATCACAGGTTATATTAAGCTCCAGATTCCTGCAGGTGCTGCTAACCCGGCTCCCCCGGTAGGTCCCGCCCTCGGTCAGAAGGGTGTGAACATCATGGAATTCTGTAAGCAGTTTAATGCTAAGACTCAGAACGACAAGGGCATGATTATCCCGGTCGTTATTACTGTCTACGCAGATAAGAGCTTTACCTTCATCACGAAGGTTTCGCCGGTTCCGGCTCTCATCAAGAAGGCCGTCGGCATTGAAAGTGGTTCTGG contains:
- the nusG gene encoding transcription termination/antitermination protein NusG; this translates as MMRWYAIHTFSGQENNIKKRIEQMIEREGVQEKFGQIIVPTREVASTVRGRRRVSTQNMMPTYVFIEMVLDELTQHLVMNINGVTHFLGMTPTKRVAIPLTKSEVDRLLGVNPDAPEGEIPPYTIGENVRIKEGPFKDFVGVVDEIMDSKIKVMVTVFGRSTPVELAFNQVESDNV
- the rplK gene encoding 50S ribosomal protein L11 — encoded protein: MAKKITGYIKLQIPAGAANPAPPVGPALGQKGVNIMEFCKQFNAKTQNDKGMIIPVVITVYADKSFTFITKVSPVPALIKKAVGIESGSGEPNRKKVGKITQAQIADIAQKKMPDLNTIDLEAAKRMVAGTARSMGIEVVD
- the secE gene encoding preprotein translocase subunit SecE, which translates into the protein MRKIQQYVKECIQELKQVTWPTWEELKGSTLVVMLFSVIMGVYIAGLDVGLSWIVDKIMGRG